In one window of Fictibacillus phosphorivorans DNA:
- a CDS encoding 1,2-dihydroxy-3-keto-5-methylthiopentene dioxygenase: MAQLRFHDNNERIEKQSEVEAYLNSQEVIYEKWDIEKLPAHLRENFSLSDEDKAEVIQTFRSEIDDISERRGYVTEDVISLSDATPNLDELLKNFLSEHHHTDDEVRFIVSGHGIFAIEGPNGRFFDVELEPGDLISVPENFRHYFTLQEDRKVVAVRIFKSKEGWVPIYDKQPQEAQ; encoded by the coding sequence ATGGCACAACTACGATTTCATGATAACAACGAAAGAATTGAAAAACAGAGTGAGGTAGAAGCGTATCTGAACTCTCAAGAAGTTATATACGAGAAATGGGACATTGAAAAACTTCCAGCGCATCTTCGCGAAAATTTCTCGTTAAGTGATGAGGACAAAGCAGAAGTGATTCAAACCTTCCGCAGTGAGATCGATGATATTTCTGAGCGCAGAGGATATGTGACAGAAGATGTTATCTCACTTTCTGATGCGACACCAAACTTAGATGAGCTATTGAAAAACTTCTTATCAGAACATCATCACACGGATGATGAAGTACGCTTTATCGTTTCTGGACATGGAATCTTTGCGATCGAAGGACCTAATGGAAGATTCTTCGATGTTGAACTTGAACCAGGAGACCTTATCTCTGTTCCAGAAAATTTCCGTCACTATTTCACGCTGCAAGAAGATCGTAAAGTAGTAGCGGTTCGCATCTTTAAATCAAAAGAAGGCTGGGTTCCAATCTACGATAAACAGCCACAAGAAGCTCAATAA
- the asnB gene encoding asparagine synthase (glutamine-hydrolyzing), with product MCGITGWADWNRNLTHEKNILIKMATPLSKRGPDALNVWSTTHAGFGHARLAVVDIEGGVQPMTRTKNQWNYTLCYNGELYNTEDLRKELLQRGYTFEGHSDTEVLLTSYIEWGESCIDRFNGIFAFGIWDEEKQSLFVARDRLGVKPFFYTEKGGMLLFGSEIKSILAHPEVKAEVDREGLQEVFGLGPSRTPGNGVYKGINELRPAHAATYSKNGLKIWRYWNVESKPHQDSLEDTIEKVKDLVTDAVTRQLVADVPVCTFLSGGLDSSAITSIAAKYFKEENKGELHTFSIDYVDNEKYFKASDYQPNSDAYWINQMVEATGSVHHSCVIDNELLINHLREAVTVRDLPGMADVDSSLLWFCRQIKPQSTVALSGECADEIFGGYPWFHKEELLNRPMFPWMRSTEARQNLLQDSWASKLNLASYVQQRYEETVNETPTLEGESKIEARRREIFYLNMIWFMTTLLDRKDRMSMGASLEVRVPFADHRIVEYAWNIPWDMKMLDGREKGILRKALTGVLPNDVLYRKKSPYPKTFHPDYTNGVKDWLTSIVAKKNSPLFEVLNRARVQDIIQTNGETFKEPWFGQLMTGPQLMAHLAQIDSWLTDYNVNIID from the coding sequence ATGTGCGGAATAACCGGTTGGGCAGATTGGAATCGTAACCTCACACATGAAAAAAATATATTAATCAAGATGGCCACACCTTTGTCAAAAAGAGGACCAGATGCACTCAATGTATGGAGTACCACACATGCAGGGTTTGGTCATGCTAGGTTAGCAGTAGTAGATATTGAAGGCGGCGTCCAGCCGATGACAAGAACAAAGAACCAGTGGAATTATACGCTTTGCTACAATGGAGAGCTATACAACACAGAAGACCTACGAAAAGAACTTCTTCAAAGAGGCTATACGTTTGAGGGACATTCCGATACAGAAGTTTTGCTTACTTCCTATATCGAATGGGGAGAAAGCTGTATTGATAGGTTTAATGGTATATTTGCATTTGGAATCTGGGACGAAGAGAAGCAAAGTTTATTTGTGGCTCGAGATCGACTGGGAGTTAAGCCGTTCTTTTATACGGAAAAAGGCGGAATGTTGTTATTTGGATCCGAAATAAAATCCATACTCGCTCATCCTGAAGTGAAGGCTGAAGTCGATCGTGAAGGATTACAAGAGGTGTTCGGACTAGGACCATCACGTACACCTGGTAATGGTGTTTATAAAGGAATAAACGAACTTCGCCCAGCACATGCTGCGACGTATTCTAAAAACGGTCTGAAAATTTGGCGGTATTGGAACGTGGAAAGTAAACCACATCAAGATTCTTTAGAAGACACGATTGAAAAAGTGAAGGATCTTGTGACGGATGCAGTAACACGACAGCTGGTTGCAGATGTACCCGTGTGTACATTTCTTTCTGGAGGCCTCGATTCAAGTGCCATCACCTCAATCGCAGCTAAATATTTTAAAGAAGAAAACAAGGGTGAACTTCATACGTTCAGCATCGATTATGTTGATAATGAGAAGTACTTTAAAGCGAGTGATTATCAACCCAATTCAGATGCGTATTGGATCAATCAGATGGTTGAGGCTACAGGATCTGTTCATCATAGCTGCGTGATTGATAATGAGCTGTTGATCAATCATTTGCGTGAAGCTGTCACAGTAAGGGATCTGCCAGGTATGGCTGATGTTGATTCTTCACTATTATGGTTCTGTCGTCAGATCAAACCACAGTCAACCGTTGCATTATCCGGAGAATGTGCAGACGAAATCTTTGGAGGGTATCCATGGTTTCATAAAGAAGAGCTCTTGAATCGTCCGATGTTTCCGTGGATGCGTTCAACGGAAGCGCGTCAGAACCTCTTGCAAGATTCGTGGGCTAGCAAACTGAATCTAGCATCGTATGTGCAGCAACGATATGAAGAAACAGTGAACGAAACACCAACTTTAGAGGGAGAATCTAAAATAGAAGCGAGAAGAAGAGAGATCTTCTATTTAAATATGATTTGGTTCATGACGACTCTATTGGATCGCAAAGACCGTATGAGCATGGGAGCATCACTAGAAGTAAGGGTACCCTTTGCAGATCATAGAATTGTAGAATACGCATGGAACATTCCATGGGACATGAAAATGTTGGATGGGAGAGAGAAGGGAATACTTAGAAAAGCACTTACCGGTGTACTGCCGAATGATGTACTATATCGAAAAAAGAGTCCTTATCCGAAAACGTTCCATCCAGACTATACGAACGGTGTAAAAGATTGGTTAACGAGCATCGTCGCAAAAAAGAATTCACCTTTGTTTGAAGTGTTAAACCGAGCACGCGTTCAGGACATCATTCAAACGAATGGAGAGACGTTTAAAGAACCTTGGTTCGGTCAGCTTATGACAGGCCCACAATTAATGGCTCATCTTGCACAGATCGACAGTTGGTTAACTGATTATAATGTAAATATCATAGATTAA
- a CDS encoding AI-2E family transporter, translated as MPQSKFFRIGYGFLLIFLIILVGTKIDFIFRPIVVLVQTLFFPFLLGGVLYYLFRPVVQFLHKRKVPKVLSILLIYLLAIGLFVLLFYSIGPILQRQVSNLIENTPALIDAIRSKLNDLQQNEWVSRFQESEQFDVKEISDKVTAYLSTSVQTIGTNIANFIGIITNIIMIFVTVPFILYYMLKEGEKAPQMVLQTLPERQRNNGTKILKDMDIALSSYIQGQILVSVCVGTMLYIGYLVIGIDYSLILAIIAMFTNVIPFLGPIIGVVPALIVAIVDSPAMVIKVLVVMVIAQQIEGNVISPQVMGKKLDIHPLTIISILLVAGSLGGLLGLILAVPVYAVLKVIALHTYRLINLRKSKEL; from the coding sequence ATGCCACAGTCGAAGTTTTTTCGTATCGGTTACGGATTTCTCCTCATTTTTCTAATTATTTTGGTAGGAACAAAGATTGATTTTATTTTCAGGCCGATCGTCGTTCTTGTTCAAACGTTATTTTTTCCGTTTTTGCTTGGCGGTGTTCTTTATTATCTTTTCCGGCCAGTCGTTCAGTTTTTGCATAAACGAAAAGTTCCTAAGGTATTATCCATCCTTCTCATCTACCTGCTTGCGATCGGATTATTCGTATTGCTGTTCTATTCTATTGGTCCGATTCTACAAAGACAGGTTAGTAATCTAATTGAGAATACCCCTGCTTTAATCGATGCTATTCGATCTAAGCTGAATGATTTACAGCAGAATGAATGGGTAAGCCGTTTCCAAGAAAGTGAACAGTTTGATGTAAAAGAAATCTCTGATAAAGTAACCGCTTATCTGTCTACTAGTGTTCAGACAATTGGTACGAACATCGCAAACTTTATTGGAATCATTACAAACATTATTATGATTTTTGTTACCGTACCTTTTATACTGTATTACATGCTTAAAGAAGGTGAGAAAGCTCCACAGATGGTGCTTCAAACACTTCCTGAAAGACAGCGTAATAATGGAACAAAAATTCTAAAAGACATGGACATCGCACTTAGTTCTTATATCCAAGGGCAGATCTTGGTCAGTGTCTGTGTGGGTACAATGCTGTATATCGGTTATCTCGTAATCGGAATCGACTACTCGCTGATTCTAGCTATAATCGCCATGTTCACAAACGTGATTCCGTTCCTCGGACCGATTATCGGAGTCGTTCCCGCATTGATCGTAGCGATTGTAGATTCACCGGCGATGGTGATCAAAGTTCTAGTCGTTATGGTTATCGCTCAGCAGATCGAAGGAAATGTAATCTCTCCTCAGGTTATGGGTAAAAAACTAGATATCCATCCGCTTACCATCATCTCTATCTTGCTCGTTGCAGGAAGCCTTGGCGGTCTGCTTGGATTGATTCTAGCCGTTCCAGTATATGCGGTGTTAAAAGTTATTGCCCTGCACACGTATCGCTTAATCAATCTTAGAAAATCAAAAGAGTTATAA
- a CDS encoding carbohydrate ABC transporter permease, giving the protein MTHRKTAALLSIIPGMGQFYNKQFVKGFAFLFLAICYFIAFLDFLNIGLWGIVTLGTEVPRDHSIFLLVNGVISILVVGIGLGFYYFNIYDAFQNGKKRDNGVKLNTLKEQYHNVVDKGFPYLMVGPGFLLLIFVVIFPIIFMLLLAFTNYNLYNSPPAKLVDWVGFKNFIEIFSLDIWRETFISVFAWTIIWTFTATTLQVSVGIFLAVVLNQKEIKFKGIIRTLLILPWAVPAFVSILIFSGLFNDTFGAINQSILAPLGIDSIPWMTDPFYTKVALIFIQSWLGFPFIMAMTTGVLQSIPGELYEAATVDGASNWDKFRKITLPMVLFTTAPILITQYTFNFNNFNVIYLFNNGGPAVADQNAGGTDILISWIYNLTMTSAQYSKAAAVTVLLSLIIVSLALWQFRKTKSFKDEGMI; this is encoded by the coding sequence ATGACACACCGTAAGACTGCAGCTTTGCTGTCCATCATTCCAGGAATGGGGCAATTTTATAACAAGCAATTTGTTAAAGGTTTCGCATTCTTGTTTTTAGCAATTTGTTATTTTATAGCATTTCTTGATTTTCTAAATATTGGACTTTGGGGAATTGTAACACTTGGAACAGAGGTGCCCAGAGATCACTCCATCTTCTTACTGGTTAACGGCGTAATCTCTATACTTGTGGTTGGCATTGGATTAGGTTTTTACTACTTTAATATCTATGATGCTTTCCAAAACGGAAAGAAACGGGATAATGGCGTTAAACTTAACACACTAAAAGAGCAATATCACAATGTAGTAGATAAAGGGTTTCCTTATTTAATGGTTGGACCTGGATTCTTATTGTTGATCTTCGTTGTTATTTTTCCAATCATCTTTATGTTGTTGTTAGCATTTACGAACTACAACTTATACAACTCACCACCAGCAAAGCTTGTTGATTGGGTTGGTTTCAAAAACTTTATTGAGATTTTCTCACTAGACATTTGGCGTGAAACGTTTATCTCAGTATTTGCATGGACGATCATCTGGACATTTACAGCGACTACACTTCAAGTTTCTGTAGGTATTTTCTTAGCGGTTGTTTTGAACCAGAAAGAAATTAAGTTTAAAGGGATCATTCGAACACTGTTGATCTTACCTTGGGCTGTGCCCGCATTCGTATCCATCTTAATTTTCTCAGGATTGTTCAATGACACATTCGGAGCGATCAACCAATCAATCTTAGCACCACTTGGAATCGATTCCATACCGTGGATGACTGATCCGTTCTATACGAAGGTCGCTTTAATCTTTATCCAATCATGGCTCGGTTTCCCGTTCATCATGGCGATGACAACAGGTGTACTTCAGTCGATCCCTGGGGAACTTTATGAAGCTGCAACCGTGGATGGAGCATCGAACTGGGATAAATTCCGTAAGATCACACTTCCGATGGTCTTATTTACAACAGCACCAATTTTAATCACGCAATACACGTTCAACTTTAATAACTTTAACGTTATCTATCTATTTAACAACGGTGGACCTGCAGTAGCTGATCAAAATGCAGGTGGGACAGATATCTTGATCTCTTGGATCTACAACTTAACGATGACTTCAGCTCAATACAGCAAGGCTGCAGCTGTAACGGTATTATTATCGTTGATCATCGTGTCACTAGCTTTGTGGCAGTTTAGAAAGACGAAATCATTTAAGGACGAAGGAATGATTTAA
- a CDS encoding extracellular solute-binding protein has product MKKLLALPLTFALAASALAACGPQEDSSSTGGKKESAADKPEKLVMWEDQEKGAGTKDAIKKFEEKYGIKVDLKEIPMLDQQEKLRLDGPAKKGPDVITTPHDRIGPLAIEGLIAPIKVSDDVTKLYTESSINALTYDGKLYGLPKSTETPVFIYNKKLMPEAPESFDDVLAFSKGDKGGAQYGFLANWTDFYFANGVLSGYGSYVFKDDNGTLDAKDLGLSNKGAVEGLDYITSWYKDGLFPKGIIGEKAGPTIDGLFQEGKVASVMNGPWSFQGYKDAGIDIGVSPMPKLPNGEDVKTFIGVKGYNVSQFSPNQEWAAKLVEFITNEENAKTRFEKTAEIPPIVSLMEDPIIADNEAAKAVAVQSERGVPMPNIPEMAEVWAPAANALQLSATGKSEPKAALESAVKTIGQNIEANHGKK; this is encoded by the coding sequence ATGAAAAAGTTATTAGCTTTGCCTTTAACTTTTGCTCTAGCTGCAAGTGCGTTAGCTGCTTGCGGACCGCAAGAGGATAGTTCTTCTACTGGCGGTAAGAAAGAATCGGCTGCAGACAAGCCTGAAAAATTAGTAATGTGGGAAGACCAAGAAAAAGGTGCTGGAACTAAAGATGCAATCAAAAAGTTCGAAGAGAAATACGGCATCAAAGTTGACCTAAAAGAAATTCCAATGCTAGATCAACAAGAGAAACTTCGTCTTGATGGACCTGCTAAAAAAGGACCGGATGTTATCACAACTCCGCATGACCGTATCGGGCCATTAGCGATCGAAGGTCTTATCGCTCCAATTAAAGTATCAGACGATGTAACAAAGCTTTACACTGAATCTTCAATTAACGCATTAACATATGATGGAAAGCTTTACGGCCTTCCGAAATCAACTGAAACACCTGTATTCATCTACAACAAAAAATTAATGCCTGAAGCACCTGAATCTTTTGATGATGTACTTGCATTCTCTAAAGGTGACAAAGGTGGAGCACAGTATGGCTTCTTAGCTAACTGGACTGACTTCTACTTTGCAAATGGTGTGCTTTCTGGATATGGAAGCTATGTATTCAAAGACGACAACGGAACGTTAGATGCAAAAGACCTTGGTCTTTCTAACAAAGGTGCTGTTGAAGGATTAGATTATATCACTAGCTGGTACAAAGACGGCTTATTCCCTAAAGGAATCATCGGTGAAAAAGCTGGCCCTACAATCGATGGTCTTTTCCAAGAAGGAAAAGTTGCTTCAGTAATGAACGGACCATGGTCTTTCCAAGGTTATAAAGATGCTGGAATCGATATCGGTGTTTCACCAATGCCTAAACTTCCAAACGGTGAAGATGTAAAAACGTTTATCGGTGTTAAAGGTTACAACGTAAGCCAATTCTCTCCTAACCAAGAGTGGGCTGCAAAACTTGTTGAGTTCATCACAAACGAAGAAAACGCTAAGACTCGTTTTGAGAAAACAGCAGAGATCCCTCCAATCGTATCTTTAATGGAGGACCCAATCATCGCAGACAACGAAGCTGCTAAAGCTGTAGCAGTTCAATCAGAACGTGGAGTTCCAATGCCTAACATTCCAGAAATGGCAGAAGTTTGGGCTCCGGCAGCAAACGCACTTCAATTATCTGCTACAGGTAAGTCTGAGCCAAAAGCTGCTCTAGAAAGCGCAGTTAAGACGATCGGACAAAACATTGAAGCGAACCACGGTAAAAAATAA
- a CDS encoding MATE family efflux transporter → MKGNKAAKLSLFAITWPIFIEIMLHMLMGNADTLMLSQYSDHSVAAVGLTNQLLSIVIVMFGFVATGASVVIAQAIGAKHERTAAEVAVVAILANLLFGLLLSAALLLFGDVFLKWMNTPSELMAEASSYLMIVGGFSFIQSVIMTIGAAIRSYGFTKDAMYVTIGMNIINVFGNYLFIFAAFGFPVLGVEGVAISTSVSRFLGLVVILYLLFKRSSIPLPFASSFKLFPLHIKSVLKIGLPSAGEHLSYSGSQMLITFFITLLGTTALTTKVYTFNIMMFIFLFAVAIGQGTQILIGHLIGAKSYDAAYKMCLKSQTYAMIISFLMAGVASLFAKPLLSIFTDNPEIIKEGTILLYLTLLLEPGRSFNLVIISSLRAAGDVKFPVIMGVISMWGVSVPLAYLLGITFDLGLIGIWLAFTADEWLRGLFMLARWRKRKWQKQFIVPQEATA, encoded by the coding sequence ATGAAAGGCAACAAAGCTGCTAAGCTTTCCCTTTTTGCCATAACGTGGCCAATATTTATCGAAATAATGCTTCATATGTTGATGGGGAACGCTGATACTCTCATGCTCAGTCAATATTCTGATCACTCTGTAGCCGCTGTGGGTCTTACGAATCAACTGCTTTCAATCGTAATTGTTATGTTTGGGTTTGTTGCTACAGGAGCAAGTGTTGTTATTGCACAGGCAATAGGAGCTAAACATGAACGAACGGCTGCTGAAGTAGCTGTCGTTGCGATCTTAGCAAACTTGCTTTTTGGCTTGCTCTTAAGTGCGGCGTTATTGCTCTTTGGAGATGTGTTTTTAAAATGGATGAATACTCCATCTGAGTTAATGGCGGAAGCATCTAGCTATCTTATGATAGTAGGGGGATTTTCTTTTATACAATCGGTCATCATGACGATTGGGGCTGCGATTAGAAGCTACGGTTTTACGAAAGATGCTATGTACGTGACGATTGGAATGAACATCATAAACGTATTTGGAAACTACTTATTTATCTTTGCAGCTTTCGGTTTTCCAGTACTGGGTGTTGAAGGTGTTGCGATTTCAACCTCTGTTAGTCGGTTCTTAGGCTTAGTTGTCATTCTATATCTATTATTCAAGCGTTCTTCTATACCACTGCCTTTTGCGAGCTCGTTCAAACTATTCCCTCTTCATATTAAGAGTGTATTAAAAATCGGGTTGCCATCAGCCGGAGAACACCTTTCATATAGTGGATCTCAGATGCTGATCACATTCTTTATTACGCTACTTGGTACAACTGCACTAACGACTAAAGTGTATACGTTTAATATTATGATGTTTATCTTCCTTTTCGCTGTAGCGATCGGTCAAGGTACACAAATATTAATCGGTCACTTGATAGGTGCAAAATCATATGACGCTGCTTATAAGATGTGTCTCAAAAGCCAGACATATGCCATGATCATAAGTTTTCTTATGGCAGGGGTAGCTTCTCTATTCGCAAAGCCACTGCTGTCTATTTTTACAGACAATCCTGAGATTATTAAAGAAGGTACTATCCTCTTATACTTAACTTTGCTGCTAGAACCTGGCCGATCTTTTAATCTTGTTATCATATCAAGTTTGAGAGCTGCAGGTGATGTGAAGTTTCCGGTCATAATGGGTGTTATCTCTATGTGGGGTGTAAGTGTTCCTCTTGCTTACTTATTAGGAATAACATTTGACTTAGGCTTAATAGGAATTTGGCTAGCTTTCACTGCAGATGAATGGCTTCGCGGACTATTTATGTTGGCGAGATGGCGCAAGAGAAAGTGGCAAAAACAATTCATTGTGCCACAAGAAGCAACTGCATAA
- a CDS encoding sugar ABC transporter permease, translating to MSIKTARRIRLTLSYLVLLSAIAIVIYPILWVIGSSFNPGNTLSSSTIIPKNATLAHYKELFAETDYLIWYWNTLKICFITMVLSVIFIGLTAYAFSRYKFIGRKNGLLLFLILQMIPQFVAILAIYILAYQVGLLDTHFALILVYVGGLIPMNTYLAKNYYDTIPKELDESARIDGAGHFRIFWQIILPLSKPILAVIALFSFISPFADFILASILISSDEKMTLAVGLFNMIKNEFGNSFTLFAAGSVLVAIPIGLLFLSLQRYFISGLTAGGTKG from the coding sequence ATGAGTATAAAAACAGCAAGAAGAATACGATTAACTCTGTCCTATCTAGTATTATTATCAGCGATCGCAATCGTGATCTATCCAATCCTTTGGGTAATAGGTTCTTCCTTCAACCCAGGAAACACGCTATCCAGTTCTACGATCATTCCGAAAAACGCGACGCTCGCTCATTATAAAGAGCTGTTCGCTGAGACGGATTACCTGATCTGGTATTGGAATACGTTGAAGATTTGTTTTATTACAATGGTTCTTTCTGTTATCTTTATCGGCCTAACCGCTTATGCATTCTCAAGATATAAGTTCATAGGGCGTAAGAACGGATTGCTACTTTTCTTAATCTTACAGATGATTCCGCAATTCGTTGCGATTCTTGCCATCTACATCCTTGCTTACCAAGTAGGATTGCTAGATACACACTTTGCCTTAATCCTTGTTTATGTGGGTGGATTGATTCCGATGAACACATACTTGGCAAAGAACTATTACGATACGATTCCAAAAGAACTAGACGAATCTGCGCGTATTGATGGCGCTGGTCACTTTCGTATCTTTTGGCAGATCATCCTGCCGCTTTCAAAGCCAATCTTAGCGGTAATCGCACTTTTTAGTTTCATCTCACCGTTCGCTGATTTTATCTTAGCGTCTATTTTAATCAGTTCGGATGAAAAAATGACACTTGCGGTTGGTCTGTTTAACATGATTAAGAACGAGTTCGGGAACAGTTTTACACTATTTGCTGCGGGATCTGTATTAGTAGCGATTCCGATTGGTCTATTATTCTTATCACTTCAACGTTATTTTATCTCTGGCTTAACTGCTGGTGGTACAAAAGGTTAA
- a CDS encoding glycoside hydrolase family 13 protein translates to MLREAIYHRAGNNYAYAYDETTLHIRLRTKKGDVDSVTLIHGDPYDWTKDGWQTSRSLMTLSGTDEYFDYYFIAIKPPFRRLRYGFELKNGDEKLVFTEKGFYNDAPFDDTAYYFCFPFLNGIDVFRAPSWVKDTVWYQIFPERFANGDTSNDPEGSLPWASEEPKFNNFFGGDFQGVIDHIDHLVKLGVTGIYFTPIFKAKSNHKYDTIDYLEIDPQFGDKETFKQLVKVCHENGIKVMLDAVFNHSGYYFEPFQDVLQNQENSSYKNWFHLREFPIQTEPRPNYDAFAFEKAMPKLNTENPEVRDYLLKVARYWVEEFDIDGWRLDVANEVDHSFWREFRTAVKSIKPDAYILGEIWHDSMNWLQGDQFDAVMNYPFTNAALDFVAKETIDAKVFAEKITAVLHMYPENVNEAAFNLLGSHDTKRVLTFCDENKDKMKLLFLLMLTFKGTPCIYYGDEIGMTGGNDPGCRKCMEWDETEQDLDLFNHIQSLLTLRQNHKVLANDGEIKFINATEQTLVYERSTEEESIWILLNASENSADLSIDIPEGYSLILGSSISDSLPAYGFSIYRRN, encoded by the coding sequence ATGTTAAGAGAAGCAATCTATCACAGAGCAGGTAACAATTATGCGTATGCTTATGACGAGACTACCCTTCACATCCGTCTTCGGACAAAAAAGGGTGATGTCGATTCTGTAACGTTAATTCACGGTGATCCTTATGACTGGACGAAGGATGGCTGGCAGACGTCTCGGTCGCTTATGACTCTATCAGGAACAGATGAATATTTTGATTACTATTTTATTGCGATAAAACCGCCGTTTCGCCGGTTACGATATGGATTCGAACTTAAGAACGGTGATGAAAAGCTGGTGTTTACAGAGAAAGGCTTCTACAATGATGCTCCTTTTGATGACACGGCATATTATTTTTGTTTTCCATTCTTAAACGGCATTGATGTATTCCGTGCTCCTTCTTGGGTGAAAGATACGGTTTGGTATCAAATATTCCCTGAACGTTTTGCAAATGGAGATACGAGTAACGATCCTGAAGGTTCTCTTCCGTGGGCAAGTGAAGAACCAAAATTTAATAATTTCTTTGGTGGAGATTTTCAAGGTGTGATCGACCACATCGATCACCTCGTTAAACTTGGTGTAACTGGAATCTACTTCACACCTATCTTCAAAGCAAAATCTAATCACAAATACGATACGATCGATTATTTAGAGATCGACCCACAGTTCGGTGATAAAGAAACGTTTAAGCAACTGGTGAAAGTTTGTCATGAGAACGGAATTAAAGTCATGCTCGATGCTGTATTTAATCATAGCGGATACTATTTTGAACCGTTTCAAGACGTACTTCAGAATCAAGAGAACTCTTCTTATAAGAATTGGTTCCATTTAAGAGAATTTCCGATCCAGACTGAACCACGCCCTAATTATGATGCTTTTGCTTTCGAAAAAGCTATGCCGAAACTGAACACTGAAAATCCTGAAGTTCGAGATTACTTGCTCAAGGTTGCACGCTATTGGGTGGAAGAGTTTGATATCGACGGTTGGAGATTAGATGTTGCCAATGAAGTGGATCATTCATTTTGGAGAGAATTCAGAACAGCTGTTAAGTCTATCAAACCAGATGCCTATATCTTAGGTGAGATCTGGCATGATTCGATGAATTGGCTCCAAGGAGATCAGTTCGATGCTGTTATGAACTATCCATTCACAAACGCGGCTCTTGATTTTGTAGCAAAAGAAACCATTGATGCAAAAGTATTTGCTGAAAAGATCACTGCTGTTCTTCATATGTATCCTGAAAATGTTAACGAAGCTGCGTTCAATCTTTTAGGGTCACATGATACAAAACGTGTTCTAACGTTTTGTGATGAGAATAAGGATAAGATGAAGTTATTGTTCTTATTAATGCTAACCTTTAAAGGAACTCCGTGTATCTATTATGGCGACGAGATCGGCATGACGGGTGGTAACGATCCTGGTTGCAGAAAATGTATGGAATGGGATGAAACGGAACAAGATCTAGATCTGTTTAATCACATCCAATCCTTGCTTACACTTCGTCAAAATCATAAGGTCCTAGCGAATGATGGAGAAATAAAGTTTATTAATGCTACTGAGCAAACATTGGTATACGAACGTTCAACAGAAGAAGAAAGTATTTGGATTCTTTTGAATGCGAGTGAAAACAGTGCGGACCTTTCGATTGATATTCCTGAAGGCTACTCTCTTATTTTAGGGTCATCCATCTCAGACTCTCTTCCTGCATATGGTTTCAGTATCTATAGAAGAAATTAA